The Candidatus Thiodiazotropha endoloripes genome has a window encoding:
- a CDS encoding phosphatidate cytidylyltransferase, with product MLKQRVITALILAPLVISSVLLLPTGYVALLLAVVVLVGSREWARLSGFTDLPQQLLYTLLMLLLLCCSYLWLPPSWISVITGLAVVWWCFVLVRIMRYRSDQIPSENSLLKGLEGIIVLLPPWLALITLHQIPGFGPGLMLFVLMLIWSADVGAYFAGHRWGSHKLAPEVSPGKTREGVYGAMASALLCGFVLIWWLESSVLKSILILILCLVTMLSSVVGDLFESLLKRQRGMKDSGTLLPGHGGMLDRIDSLTAAAPVFLFGLTLLGEA from the coding sequence ATGCTGAAGCAGCGTGTGATCACAGCCCTGATTCTGGCCCCACTGGTCATCTCCTCAGTGCTGCTGCTGCCAACCGGTTATGTCGCCCTGCTGCTCGCCGTCGTGGTCTTGGTGGGGAGTCGGGAATGGGCCAGACTGAGTGGTTTTACCGATCTGCCCCAACAACTGCTCTATACGCTGCTGATGCTGCTACTGCTATGTTGCAGCTACCTTTGGTTGCCCCCATCGTGGATTTCTGTCATTACCGGCCTCGCGGTTGTATGGTGGTGTTTTGTGCTGGTGCGGATTATGCGTTATCGGTCGGATCAGATCCCATCTGAAAACTCGCTGTTGAAAGGGCTGGAGGGAATCATTGTGCTGCTTCCCCCCTGGCTTGCGCTGATCACCCTGCATCAGATACCCGGTTTCGGTCCCGGTTTGATGCTGTTTGTACTGATGCTGATCTGGAGTGCGGATGTGGGAGCCTATTTTGCCGGGCATCGCTGGGGGAGTCATAAGCTGGCACCTGAGGTGAGCCCGGGCAAGACAAGGGAGGGTGTGTATGGTGCCATGGCCAGTGCGCTGCTGTGCGGATTCGTTCTAATCTGGTGGCTGGAGAGCTCTGTTCTGAAATCGATACTGATCTTGATTCTCTGTCTGGTTACCATGCTCTCCTCGGTGGTCGGTGATCTGTTCGAGAGTCTGTTGAAGCGTCAGAGGGGGATGAAGGACAGTGGTACCCTGCTACCCGGACATGGTGGTATGTTGGATCGTATCGATAGTCTGACGGCCGCGGCTCCAGTATTTCTCTTCGGCCTGACCCTGTTGGGGGAAGCGTGA
- the ispC gene encoding 1-deoxy-D-xylulose-5-phosphate reductoisomerase, with the protein MKGLTILGSTGSIGISTLDVVSRHPDQYQVVALTANRDVEGLLNQCERFQPKIAVMGDPHCADQLAKGLNQRGLAIEVLSGLRGLEIAAAMPQAHYVMAAIVGAAGLLPALAAVRAGKRLLLANKEALVVAGDLFMQEVKAHNALVLPIDSEHNAVFQCMPEDYQGNLMQSGVKRILLTASGGPFRETPVETLHDVTPDQACAHPNWEMGRKISVDSATMMNKGLEVIEAHWLFQAGADKIEVVLHPQSVIHSMVEYEDGSVLAQLGQPDMRTPIAHALAWPNRIQSGVESLDLFQIGRLDFEPPDPQRFPCLGLAYQAIQSGGTASAVLNAANEVAVDAFLNQRLGFTGIAEVVEETMQRQPVDQVKDLESLLEADRKARTMAEQVVQKRVSSCGIS; encoded by the coding sequence ATGAAAGGTTTGACGATTCTGGGATCGACTGGCTCGATCGGCATCAGCACCCTGGATGTGGTGTCCAGACATCCGGATCAGTACCAGGTCGTCGCCTTGACCGCCAATCGGGATGTGGAGGGGCTGCTGAACCAGTGTGAAAGGTTTCAGCCGAAGATTGCGGTGATGGGCGATCCACACTGTGCCGACCAGTTGGCGAAAGGGTTGAATCAGCGCGGACTGGCGATTGAAGTGCTCTCCGGGCTGCGCGGCCTGGAGATTGCGGCAGCCATGCCGCAGGCTCACTATGTGATGGCGGCAATCGTCGGTGCGGCCGGTTTGTTACCGGCGCTTGCGGCTGTGCGGGCCGGCAAGCGTCTGCTGCTGGCGAATAAAGAGGCGTTGGTGGTGGCCGGAGACCTGTTCATGCAGGAGGTGAAGGCGCACAATGCACTGGTGCTTCCCATCGACAGTGAACACAATGCCGTATTCCAGTGCATGCCGGAGGATTATCAGGGCAATCTGATGCAGTCCGGAGTGAAGCGTATTCTGCTGACTGCATCCGGTGGACCCTTTCGTGAAACCCCGGTGGAAACGCTGCATGACGTCACCCCCGATCAGGCTTGTGCCCATCCAAACTGGGAGATGGGCAGGAAGATCTCAGTCGACTCGGCAACCATGATGAACAAAGGGCTGGAGGTGATCGAGGCGCACTGGCTGTTTCAGGCCGGGGCGGATAAGATTGAGGTCGTGTTGCATCCCCAGAGTGTCATCCACTCCATGGTTGAGTATGAGGATGGTTCGGTGCTCGCCCAGCTGGGACAGCCGGACATGCGGACACCGATTGCCCATGCGCTGGCCTGGCCGAACCGGATTCAGTCCGGGGTTGAAAGTCTGGATCTTTTTCAGATCGGCCGTCTCGATTTTGAGCCACCGGATCCCCAGCGGTTTCCTTGCCTGGGCCTGGCCTATCAGGCAATCCAGAGCGGCGGTACCGCCAGCGCGGTGCTGAATGCGGCCAATGAGGTGGCGGTGGATGCGTTTCTCAATCAGCGTCTCGGTTTTACCGGTATTGCTGAAGTGGTCGAGGAGACGATGCAACGGCAGCCGGTGGATCAGGTCAAAGACCTGGAGAGCCTGTTGGAAGCGGACCGTAAGGCGCGAACCATGGCGGAACAAGTCGTGCAGAAAAGGGTCTCAAGCTGCGGTATCAGCTGA
- a CDS encoding isoprenyl transferase has product MTKDSDTVVAELPRHLAIIMDGNGRWAKKRGLPRYAGHPAGVDAVRRVVEACVVRQIPVLTLFAFSSENWRRPAKEVNLIMDLFIRSLRKEVKRLDRNQVKLKVIGDRSAFSKKLQQQIADAEQQTASNQGLLLQVAANYGGRWDITQAARSLAQSVASGELSAEQIDEQALAQQLSFSGVPEPDLFIRTGGEKRISNFLLWQCAYTELYFTDLLWPDFDDQALEAAIQDFSGRQRRFGRTGEQVQGQTAEAS; this is encoded by the coding sequence ATGACAAAGGACTCCGATACTGTCGTCGCAGAACTGCCTCGGCATTTGGCGATTATCATGGATGGCAATGGCCGATGGGCGAAAAAGCGTGGCCTGCCGCGTTACGCCGGTCATCCGGCGGGTGTCGATGCTGTACGGCGGGTGGTTGAAGCCTGTGTGGTGCGTCAGATACCGGTTCTGACCCTGTTTGCCTTCAGCAGCGAGAACTGGCGTCGGCCCGCCAAAGAGGTCAATCTGATCATGGACCTTTTCATCCGCTCCTTGAGGAAAGAGGTCAAACGTCTCGATCGCAATCAGGTCAAACTTAAAGTGATTGGCGATCGCAGTGCATTCTCCAAAAAGCTGCAGCAGCAGATCGCCGATGCGGAGCAGCAGACCGCATCCAACCAAGGCCTGCTGTTACAGGTGGCCGCCAACTACGGAGGTCGCTGGGATATCACTCAGGCTGCAAGATCCCTGGCCCAATCGGTCGCATCGGGAGAACTCTCCGCTGAACAGATCGATGAGCAGGCGCTGGCACAGCAGCTCTCATTTTCCGGGGTTCCGGAACCCGATCTGTTCATTCGCACCGGCGGTGAAAAACGGATCAGCAATTTCCTGTTGTGGCAGTGTGCCTATACCGAACTCTACTTCACTGATCTGCTCTGGCCCGACTTCGATGACCAGGCCCTGGAAGCGGCAATTCAGGATTTTTCAGGCCGACAACGTCGTTTCGGTCGTACCGGAGAGCAGGTTCAGGGACAGACTGCTGAAGCCTCCTGA